In Colletotrichum lupini chromosome 6, complete sequence, a single window of DNA contains:
- a CDS encoding major facilitator superfamily transporter — protein sequence MSSEKMPMDAKDGDIEPHSAAASSDLTIDPAAEKRLLRKLDAWLSPMMIIAFLVAYLDRSNIGNAAIAGMTEDLSLTGNKLNVAVTVFYVTYITFEIPASLILKRARPSRLIPFFILSWSATVIGSAFVTNYAGLLATRLLIGVFESGLFPCLTLYLSTYYKREEQARRISYLFVASALSGAFGGLLAYGLTSLHGASGLAGWRWLFLIEGVISVAVGLAFILLLPDSFESARWLTEDDKALMRIRAEQSRVYQGESESFDKQEVKLAFKDPKVWLSAGCQFCANTCSFGFGTFLPVIIRGFGYSSIKTQLLTVPVYIWASAVYLTIAYISDKINKRALFMVPMALITATGYALMLGVNMKSTSVLYFATFVTATGIYCVVGLNVTWISNSNAGYFKRATAIGLQQTIGNSAGIMAGQIYRITTSDGRYTIGHAVSICTITIASVGYFTMWNLLNRINKKRENMSIDERSREIDQGKKGDRHPDFRYTL from the exons ATGTCTTCGGAAAAGATGCCAATGGACGCCAAAGATGGTGATATCGAGCCCCATTCGGCAGCCGCGAGCTCCGACCTCACGATCGACCCGGCTGCGGAAAAGCGTCTTCTAAGGAAATTGGACGCATGGCTCTCACCAATGATGATCATTGCTTTCTTAGTCGCTTACCTCGATCGCAGCAATATCG GCAACGCCGCAATTGCAGGCATGACAGAGGACTTAAGCCTCACGGGCAACAAGCTGAATGTCGCTGTCACCGTGTTCTATG TAACTTACATCACCTTCGAAATCCCGGCATCCCTAATTCTCAAGAGAGCACGGCCGAGTCGACTTATCCCATTCTTCATCCTGTCCTGGAGCGCAACAGTTATCGGTTCGGCCTTTGTCACCAACTATGCCGGTCTTCTCGCAACTCGTCTCCTCATTGGTGTCTTTGAGAGTGGTCTTTTCCCGTGCCTGACGCTCTACCTTAGCACATACTACAAGCGCGAGGAGCAAGCTCGAAGAATTTCATACCTTTTCGTTGCGTCTGCGTTGTCTGGTGCCTTTGGCGGTCTTTTGGCCTACGGGCTGACAAGCTTGCACGGTGCGAGCGGCTTGGCTGGATGGAGATGGCTTTTTCTTATTGAAGGTGTCATCTCCGTGGCGGTTGGCTTGGCCTTCATTCTTCTCCTTCCTGACAGCTTCGAGTCGGCCAGATGGCTTACCGAAGATGACAAGGCGCTGATGCGCATCCGTGCTGAGCAGTCCAGGGTCTACCAGGGTGAGTCGGAATCGTTCGACAAACAAGAAGTCAAACTCGCATTCAAAGATCCCAAGGTTTGGCTGTCAGCTGGCTGCCAATTCTGCGCGAACACCTGCTCTTTCGGCTTCGGAACTTTCTTGCCAGTCATCATCCGCGGGTTTGGATACAGCAGCATCAAGACCCAGCTCCTGACTGTGCCGGTCTACATCTGGGCATCGGCAGTCTACCTCACTATTGCTTACATCTCGGACAAGATCAACAAGCGTGCTCTTTTCATGGTTCCTATGGCTTTGATCACCGCCACAGGCTACGCTCTGATGCTTGGTGTAAACATGAAGTCAACTTCGGTCCTCTACTTTGCGACTTTCGTCACGGCAACGGGTATCTACTGTGTTGTCGGCCTCAACGTCACGTGGATTTCGAACAGCAACGCTGGGTACTTCAAGCGTGCCACAGCGATTGGCCTACAACAAACCATCGGAAACAGCGCTGGTATCATGGCTGGACAGATCTACCGCATCACTACTTCGGACGGAAGATACACGATTGGTCATGCGGTCTCTATCTGCACCATTACGATTGCGTCGGTTGGCTACTTTACCATGTGGAATCTGCTGAACAGAATCAACAAGAAGAGGGAGAACATGAGTATCGATGAGAGGTCACGAGAGATTGACCAAGGAAAGAAGGGTGATAGGCATCCCGACTTCCGATACACGCTTTGA
- a CDS encoding fungal specific transcription factor domain-containing protein — translation LIAKSLWRLEYPDIALWSVQKKPIYRSCKHATILRQTVRASSQWIPQRPGRLIRKVRLFARGREVGMRLRASRVIGASRDLAANIIDGANAELSLTTACRASSDSKPNSIISLTSPHQCNVEDDGPRVSQGHRDPLMTSPNANLATPVSPPSTNAIPARDAEQPDSSSNSRTFPSRSSSRGGGRQGESGSQDQSSENLVGNLFKSRDAPSFFGSSYFGPQAAAKIIQAPAPELSSGLSSKPQAGSTHSFREENGPFSQIWDLLGLLPRKKSTVDRLTECFLNELNWAIDAVQPTSFKAKYENFWSRKFGFDDFATIDLRWLALLFIVLAYGVLLDCPRPRNREVQREVYDTSQRFYWAARRAIVIAPTFYGESTDLVRAGVLVTRYLIYTRRVPESWLTTSFAMRMAQAQGMHIDGERWRLPKKETETRRRLWSNLYMLDKTIALALGRPFAIVDQQCLVKQASNVWLDDLDDEEAASVPEAPLSEPTASVFSRLAHELAVVVGKIQERCFGLFTVSYETVLTLDKEIDTWRGRLPPYFELEDPDISKDDRLPFLPWQRLHLHSMYHFTRVTLHRPFLLRQSITNRYRHSHDVCIASACADLDMGLRMFNQPLNDRLKWSLGPHNLFNSALVLGIIAVRDPHSRRSQAILEDLSAYCEMQRNDVWLNEFALAEVKIVELCVKKARQSHPPPANTLVPLALASASPSRRFSQPVGQPPVMETQPQLPVESPDFDPLMAGLGLPYSTTSAQMTWDDPGFFLPESGDLSQWEHVINTLMHDHASM, via the exons CTGATAGCCAAGTCTCTTTGGCGACTCGAATACCCCGACATCGCCCTCTGGTCCGTACAAAAGAAACCCATTTACCGATCTTGCAAGCACGCGACAATACTTCGGCAGACAGTCCGAGCATCTTCTCAATGGATACCCCAACGCCCAGGACGACTAATCCGAAAAGTCCGATTATTCGCAAGAGGAAGAGAGGTAGGCATGCGGTTGCGTGCGAGTCGTGTCATCGGCGCAAGCAGAGA TCTTGCTGCAAACATAATTGACGGCGCCAATGCTGAACTCAGTTTGACGACGGCTTGCAGGGCTTCCTCAGACTCTAAACCAAATTCTATCATCTCACTAACTTCACCTCATCAGTGCAATG TCGAAGACGATGGCCCGAGAGTGTCTCAAGGCCACCGCGATCCTCTCATGACTTCGCCGAACGCCAACTTGGCGACCCCAGTCTCACCTCCTTCCACGAACGCAATCCCTGCACGAGATGCTGAGCAACCTGATAGCTCCTCGAATTCCAGGACCTTCCCATCAAGATCTTCGAGTCGCGGCGGAGGGCGGCAAGGCGAGAGTGGCAGCCAAGATCAGTCCTCAGAAAACCTCGTCGGCAATCTCTTCAAAAGCCGCGATGCGCCATCCTTCTTCGGCTCTTCATATTTCGGCCCTCAAGCCGCCGCAAAAATCATTCAAGCGCCGGCTCCAGAGCTATCAAGTGGTCTCAGCTCAAAACCCCAGGCGGGATCAACTCATTCATTCAGAGAAGAGAATGGCCCCTTCTCTCAGATTTGGGATCTCCTCGGACTGCTACCGCGCAAGAAGTCCACAGTCGATAGGCTGACGGAATGCTTTCTTAACGAGCTCAACTGGGCGATTGACGCCGTTCAGCCAACCTCCTTCAAAGCCAAGTACGAAAACTTTTGGTCTCGCAAGTTCGGCTTTGATGACTTTGCCACGATCGATCTTCGCTGGCTGGCCTTGCTGTTTATTGTCTTAGCCTATGGGGTGTTGTTGGATTGCCCAAGGCCGCGGAACAGGGAGGTTCAGCGTGAGGTCTATGACACATCACAGCGGTTCTACTGGGCTGCTCGGAGAGCCATTGTGATTGCCCCGACTTTCTATGGCGAGTCAACGGATCTCGTGCGAGCTGGTGTTCTGGTCACTCGGTATCTCATTTACACCCGTCGTGTACCGGAGTCGTGGCTCACAACGAGTTTCGCTATGCGGATGGCTCAAGCGCAGGGCATGCATATCGATGGTGAACGGTGGAGACTTCCCAAGAAAGAAACAGAGACCAGGCGACGACTATGGAGTAATCTCTACATGCTCGATAAAACCATAGCACTAGCTCTCGGCCGGCCGTTTGCTATTGTTGATCAACAGTGTCTTGTTAAACAGGCTTCCAATGTCTGGCTAGACGACCTAGATGACGAGGAGGCTGCCTCAGTCCCAGAAGCACCCCTTTCTGAGCCAACCGCGAGCGTCTTCAGCCGGCTCGCTCACGAACTCGCCGTGGTCGTAGGCAAGATTCAAGAGCGATGTTTCGGTCTGTTCACAGTTTCATATGAGACTGTTCTCACGCTTGACAAAGAGATCGATACCTGGAGAGGCAGGCTACCACCATATTTCGAGTTGGAGGACCCGGACATCTCCAAAGACGACCGTCTCCCTTTCCTCCCCTGGCAGAGATTACATCTGCACAGCATGTACCATTTCACAAGAGTCACACTACATCGACCGTTCCTTCTCCGCCAATCCATCACAAATCGGTACAGACACAGTCACGACGTATGTATAGCTTCCGCCTGCGCAGACCTTGACATGGGTCTCAGAATGTTCAATCAACCTCTGAACGACCGCTTGAAGTGGAGTCTGGGACCACATAACCTCTTCAATAGTGCTCTTGTCCTGGGCATCATAGCTGTCCGCGACCCTCACTCTCGACGTTCTCAGGCCATCCTCGAGGACTTATCTGCATACTGCGAGATGCAGAGAAATGACGTCTGGCTCAATGAGTTTGCCCTCGCTGAAGTCAAAATAGTTGAGCTCTGTGTCAAAAAGGCAAGGCAATCTCACCCGCCACCAGCCAACACCCTAGTACCGCTAGCTCTGGCTTCAGCTTCACCTAGCAGGCGCTTCTCTCAGCCCGTTGGCCAACCGCCAGTAATGGAGACACAACCTCAGTTGCCAGTTGAAAGTCCCGACTTTGATCCTCTGATGGCTGGTCTGGGACTTCCTTACAGCACGACAAGCGCGCAGATGACGTGGGATGATCCTGGATTCTTTCTTCCCGAGAGCGGAGACCTATCGCAATGGGAGCATGTTATCAACACTCTTATGCATGATCATGCAAGCATGTGA